GCCCTCCGTCGAGCCGGAGGTCTACATCCAGGGGCTCGGCTGGGTGGAGCTCGGCGGGGCGGGGGTCTTTCGGAGGGAGGTGACCGCCCCCTTCGGGATAGACCATCCGGTCCTGGCGTGGGGGCTCGGCGTCGGGAGGCTCGCCATGCTGAGGCTGGGGCTGAAGGACCTGCGGCTCCTATACCAGTCGGACATCGGATGGCTGAGGGACGTGCCCACTCTGTCGAGGATGTGATCGATCGTGCCGGTAGTTAGACTGTACTACGGGGATCTGGAGGAGATGGTCGGTGCCTCCAGGGATGAGATCATGGCGCGGATGGCCATGATGGGCGCAGACATAGGAAAGAGCAACGCAGAGGATTATGTCGACGTCGAGTTCTTCCCCGACAGGCCCGACCTCTACAGCTCCGAGGGGGTCGCCAGGGCCCTCCAGGGCTTCTTGGACCTCAAGAGCGGCCTTCCGGAGTATCGGGTCTCCCCCGGAGAGATAGACCTGAGGGTGGACCCCTCCGTCGAGAGGGTGAGGCCCTTCATAGGCTGTGCCGTGGTGAGGGATCTTCAGTTCAGCGACCCCGCCATAGAGTCCCTGATGGACCTCCAGGAGGACCTCCACTGGGGCCTCGGGAGGAACCGGCGGAAGGTGGCGATCGGCGTCCACGACATCTCCCGGGTCGTCCCCCCCTTCACCTACTTCGCCGCCGACCCGTCCTTCGAGTTCGTCCCCCTCGACTTCGAGGAGAGCCTCTCGATGGAGGAGATCCTGAGGCGCCACCCCAAGGGGGTGAGCTACGCCTCCATCCTGGAGGGGTTCGACCGCTACCCCCTCATCACCGACGCCAACGGCGATGTCCTCTCCTTCCCTCCGATCATCAACGGCGAGCTGACTCGAGTCCGAGACGATACCAGGGACCTCTTCATCGACGTCACGGGGACCGATCCCGTCGTATACAAGGCCCTCAACATCGTGGTCTGCGCCCTGGCGGAGAGGGGCGGCAGGATCGAGACGGTCCGGGTAAAGAGGCCCGAGGGTACCCTCGTCCTGCCCGACCTCGCTCCCGCCAGGTGGATGGTCGAGGTCGAGGAGGCCCGATCCCTCATCGGCTTCAACCTCTCGGCGGAGGAGCTGGCCGCCTCCCTGGAGAGGATGAGGTTTGGGGTCCGGCCCCTCGGCCGGGAGCTGGAGGTCCTCGTCCCCGCCTACCGGGCGGACATAATGCACTCCTGGGACATCTTCGAGGACGCCGCCAAGGGTTACGGCTACGACAGGCTGGTGCCGGTCCTCCCCAAGACCGTCACCGTAGGCGAGCCCCACCCTCTGGAGGTCCGAAAGTCCGACCTCCGGGAGATCATGGTCGGCCTAGGCTACCTGGAGACGATGCCCTTCACCCTCACCTCTGAGAGGGTGAACTTCGAGATGATGGGCCGCCCCCGGGACGAGGCGGCTGCCACCCGGGTCCTCCACCCGATCAGCGAGCTTCACACCATGGTCAGGACCTCGATCCTCCCGAGCCTCCTTGAGATCTTCGCGATAAACCAGCACCATCCCCTCCCCCAGAGGATCTTCGCCCTGGGGGACGTTCTTATTGGAGGAAGGACGAGACAGGAGCTGGCCGCAGCCTCGATCCACAGCTCCGTCGACCTCGCGGAGGTGCGGTCGGTGGTGGGCGCCCTCTTCCGGGAGCTGGACCTGACGCCAGAGATAATCCCCTCCGAGGATGGGGCGTTCCTCGCGGGGAGGAGGGGAGACCTCCTGGTCGAGGGGACGAAGGTCGGGTCCTTCGGCTTCTTCAGCCCCCAGGTCCTGCAGAGCTTCGGCCTCGACCAGCCCGCCGTGGGGCTGGAGTTGAGGTGGGACCGGCTCTGGCCTCTCGGGGGTTCGTAGAGGGCGGCTCGGGCAGGGGCGGGGCCGCCGTCCGGCCCCCAAAAATCGGCCTTTCCATCTCATATCCAGTACCCTTACCCTGATAAGTTTAATATAAGCCCCAAAACAACTTTTACTTCAATGGCAGGGGGGGAGCCCTCATAAAGGTCCGGGATTTGATGACTTACCCCATCCTCGCGGTGGGGGTGGAGACCACCGTCTTCGAGGCGATCCAGATGATGGTTCGCGAGGGGAAGGGGAGCGTCCTCGTCGTCGAGGGGGGTCTCCTCAAGGAGGTGGTGGGGATAGTCACCACCTCCGGATTGTTCAGGCAGGTCTTCGCCAAGGGGATAGATCCCAGGAACGTCGTCGTATGGGAGGTGATGACCCCAGCGCCACTGGTGACCATCGGCCCCAACGAGACGACCAGAAGGGCGGCGGAGATGATGCTGGAGCATAAGGTAAGGAGGTTGCCGGTGGTTGAATGCGGCGCCCTCGTGGGGATAATCACGAGCAAAGATCTTCTCCGGTGTGTCGGCGACGGGGGGGCTGGGGAGACGTCACGCTCCGAGAATACCTCAGATCACCGGAGGCGGTGATCATCGGTGGTTCCGGGTACGCCTCCCGACGCAGAATTTAAATATCGAGAGGATCAAGTTGGGGTCGGGTCGAGGTAGCCAAGCCTGGTATGGCGCAGGTTTGCTAAACCTGTGTCCCTTCGGGACTCGAGGGTTCGAATCCCTCCCTCGGCGCTAATTTTATAAAATAAATAAAAGAGCGGCTCATCCTCCGCTCGAGATGGTTTTGAACCTCTCGGCGAAGTTGAAGCATGAGCCGTCAAAGCAGCCGAAGCTCGGGGCCGGGTTGTCCTTGAAGATCAGCCTTCTCTGGATCTCGAAGGACCCCAGGAACTCCTCCCGTTCTCTGGTGCTCCTCTGACCGGGGATCGTCTGCTTGGCGTCGATGGCCAGATACCCGGTGAAGTTGTCCGCCGTCTGGAACTCCGCCCTCCGGTGGGGGCCGGTGTGGTGGAGGTCTATCTGCTGGACCTCGTACTCCATCTCCTGGAAGTTGTAGCTCTCGTGGACCCTCGGCCCCCACCCCCCCGAAGACCATGGAGCTTCTGACCGACTCGGTCCCCATCAGGGTGTCTCCGGGGTTTTGGGCGACGTAGTTCTCCACGGCATCGCACTCCTGGAAGGTGGGGTTGCCACCTTTCGCCTTCTCCACCAGGTACTCGTTCTTCATCAGAGTGTCGACGCTGCCGCTGAAGTAGATGTCCTTGTTGGACTTGACCCCGGTGTTCATGCTCCGGACGTCTTTGTTCATCGTGAACTGACCGCTACCGCTGACGGAGGTCTCGGAGACGTAGTCGTAGTTTTGAAGCTTGAACCCAGCGATGGCTGACCCCGACTTGAAGCTTGGGGCTGAGGCGGTCACCTGGAAGTCGTAATCTCCCGGCGGCGCCTTCATATCGGGGGTCACAGGAAGGACTTCGGTCCCCACGCTACCCGCCGCTACCGTCATGACCAGCTCGGTCCATCCGAACCAGCCGGGTCTGCAGTTCTTGGGGACGGCCACCAGCTTCACATCCGCGTCGGAGCACCCCAGGTTCTCCACGGTGACGATGTACTCCAGGGTCTTTCCCGGGGTGGCGTAGTTCTGGTCATGGCCGGACTTCGGCCCGGAGAGATCGACGGATACTCGAAGCTCCCCCAGGATCCGGGGCGCGGAGGGCCATACGGTCCCCGATACGGGTCCCGATACGGGACCTGATGCAGGCCCCGTGGCAGCCGCCTCCAAATTCCACTCCGATTCCGGCCCCTGCCTCGTCTCTTCGACGGTGGCAAAGGCCGTCTGGGCCGCCAGAAATAGAAGGATCATCAGGCATTTCTTCACTCTTTAACCCCCATGACGAGTTGCTTTGCGACAAAGGCGGTTGGTTTCAAGCCACGACGGAAAAGGCCTTCCCCCTGGGGACGATCGGATCCGGACCGGCTCCGCCGCAAAAATAAGAAAAGAGGGCGGGCTGCTGACCTCAGCAGTCCACTCCCGCGCACGGGCACGGTCTCGGTTCATATACTGGGTTCTCGTGGAACTTGATCTCCTTCTGGACCTCGAAGTCACCGCGGAAGAGTTCGTGGCTCTTTATGTCCTTGTAGAAGATCTTGTGCATGCTGGCGTCGGTTCCCCAGGTACCGTTGAAGCTGTTGAGGGTCTGGAGGCCTACGGTGTGGACTATCGTCGAGTTCTTCGTCGAGCCGAAGAAGACCGTCTGGTCCTTCTCCATCTCGTTGACGCTGAACATCTCCTGGATGTTCGCACCGATGCCGCCGTAGAACGCCTTGGAGTTGATGAACTTCCCGCCCTGGAGAGGCGCGTTCTTCACCGCGAAGGTGAGCTTGGTGTTCTCATAGAAGTTCAGGTTCGCGTAGGTCGAGTCGTTCTTTTGACAGTCCGTCTCGTTGTAGTTCGGGATCGGCCTCTTCAGCTTGTTCGGCTCCTGCGAGTAGACGTGGGTGGAGTCCATCTCCAGAGTGCCGTCGCCCGACATCATGTCGTAGTACTCGAGGGCTATCTTCTTATCAACGATGGAGGTTGCCACGTCGATGTAACCGGTCCCGCTGACCAGCGCATTCTCACAAAACTGCTCGTACTGAATCGGCTCCTTTAATGGCGGGTTGGCTACAGCTAAGCTACACGCCAATGCAAGTGCCACCAGTATCGCTATTACTCCCTTCATTTACTTGCACCCCCTTCATGTTCTGAATTCGAATCGTTCGTCTCCCTTTTCCGGTGAGACTGACTACTTGTCTATTTAATGTAGGGCTGATATTTCAGTGTTTTGGTCCAAAGATGCTCCTAAGGAGATGGAAAATAAAAAAGTAGGGTCGATTCGGACGCATAGCATCCGAATCCCGCGTCACCGCTCAGATGCAGGGGAGCCAGTCGACCTGGACTTCGCCGCAGGTTCCGTTGCCCCAGAGCTGGATGAACTTCTCGATGGAGAAGACGCCCGTCAGGTCCTCAACGGAGCGGCCCCACTCGTAGTGCCTGCCCTTGCAGTTGACCATGACGTCCTTGGAGAGCCAGCCGATGTGGGCTACACCGATGACGTTGGAGTTGAAGTTCGCCTCGAGGGCGCCGGTGCAGTTGCCGCAGCCGAAGCAGCCGTCAGAGCCGCAGCCCTCTGGGTCCCAAACACCACAGTCGCGCCTGGTCTTGACCTCGGTGTTCTTCTGGAGGTGCTCGGCGTGGGTGTACATCTCGACGACTACAGCTCCGATGTAGTAGTTCTGGACGCAGAGCTTCTCGATCCACTTCTGGTCGTAGGTGCCGGTCTGGTAGCTCACAGGCATGTACTCAAACTCGGCCTCCTTGTTGAAGTTGATGTAGTCGACGCAGCAGCAGGGATCGTTCCAGCCCTCGATGATGCAGGGGCCAGGTGTCGTAGAATTATATTCAGATCCACACGGCTCATTGCAGCACCAGGGTCCGAAGGGGTCCCTCTCGGCCTCGATCTCAGTTCTCTGGGTGATGACGTTTCCGCTTCCAGACTCCTTCTCGACCAGCTTGTTTCCGTTCAGGCCGGGTTGAGTCTGAATGATGATCTCTACGTTCTTGTAGCCGACGCCCTTGATGTTGGCCTTCTCGTACATGTAGTTGGCAGCGCCAGCCATGCCCACCAGGGCGACTCCGATGACTAGTAAAATAGCCAGTTCTCTCTTCATTCAGTTCCCACCTCCGTTCTTCATTCTATACCCTCGTTCGTCCGCCACCACTTCTGGCCGCAAAGGCGGCCCTCGGATGGAGGACAACTTCGCTCCTCAGAGTTTTCGCCTGGATGCACGGGTCCCAGATCCTCGCAAAAACCGCGGAGGCATCAGTCCCGCCAAGCCGGGATACTCCAGCAGAAGCTGCACCACCCCCCCCTTGGAGCTTCAAGCCTGCCCCGAGAGCTTCAATCGTATCAAAGTTCTTTCGGCCAGGCACATCCTCTTCTTCAGGTTGATGGCATATAAATCTATCGAGCCCTCCCCCAATCTCCCACGACGCTGGTCATCACAGCGGTCCCCGGGCCCGAGATTAGAAGGCCGGTTTCCGTCAGCAGGACGATGAGGCGGACGGGATATCAGAGAGGCGTTAAAGCCGCTCAATAAAGGCGGCCCTTGAATGAAGCCAGAAAAAAAGTGGAAGCGGGAACTTCCGTGCTCAGATGCAGGGGAGCCAGTCGACCTGGACTTCGCCGCAGGTTCCGTTGCCCCAGAGCTGGATGAACTTCTCGATGGAGAAGACGCCCGTCAGGTCCTCAACGGAGCGGCCCCACTCGTAGTGCCTGCCCTTGCAGTTGACCATGACGTCCTTGGAGAGCCAGCCGATGTGGGCTACACCGATGACGTTGGAGTTGAAGTTCGCCTCGAGGGCGCCGGTGCAGTTGCCGCAGCCGAAGCAGCCGTTAGCGCCGCAGTTCGTCGAATTCCAGCCGCTACAGTCGCGCCTGGTCTTGACCTCGGTGTTCTTCTGGAGGTGCTCGGCGTGGGTGTACATCTCGACGACTACAGCTCCGATGTAGTAGTTCTGGACGCAGAGCTTCTCGATCCACTTCTGGTCGTAGGTGCCGGTCTGGTAGCTCACAGGCATGTACTCAAACTCGGCCTCCTTGTTGAAGTTGATGTAATCGACGCAGCAGCAACCGTCATTATAGCCCTCGATGATGCAGGGGTCAGACGGAGAGGATCCCCAGGGAGATCCACACTCGGTCCCGCAGCACCAGGGTCCATAGGGGTCCCTCTCGGCCTCGATCTCGGTCCTCTCGGTGATGACGTTTCCGCTTCCAGACTCCTTCTCGACCAGCTTGTTTCCGTTGAGGCCGGGCTGAGTCTGAATGATGGTCTCTACGTTCTTGTAGCCAACGCCCTTGATGTTGGCCTTCTCGTACATGTAGTTGGCAGCGCAGGACATCCCCACCAGGGCGATACAGGCTACCAACAAAATAGCTAGTTCTCTCCTCGTTGTTCTCCCACCTATACTGTTGATCGGTAATTTGCTGGCCTCTCATCCCGGATCTTGCCGGCAGAGTGGCCCGCTCAGATCTCACCCACCGAAACGGGTTATGTCGTCTCAGCAGAGTGACATGGAACCTGCTTTCGCATTCAAGTAGTTATACTTTTTCGTCCAGACGTTGGCAGACGTCAATAGAATATTAACTTCATCATGGCCTACTCGTCGGCGGGAACGCCATCTGGCGGATCTACTAGGGGCGGAGACTCTAAAGAGTGGCCGCGACGTGGCCCTTAGGCGCCGCGGCCTCCATGAAAGGGGCTGCTGAGGGCTGGAAAGATGCTCCGGCCGGGATTTGAACCCGGGTCTTCGGCTCGAAAGGCCGGAATGATTGGCCGGACTACACTACCGGAGCGCTCGATCTTCGGGTCCGATCATCCCTGAGGCGGTCGGGCACCCATCTTCCAGACTTTGGCCCTCTATATCTACGTTTCTCATCTCCGACCCGATAGGCTGCGGGGGCCCCGAGGGCGGGACTTTATAGTCCCGGGCGGATTCGAACCACCGTCCCAGGCTCCAAAGGCCTGCAGGATTGACCACTACCCCACGGGACTCCTCGGCCGCCCTCGGGCTTGCAGCCCCCGCGGGGACATCTATCTGCATAAGATATATATCCGCTTCCCCGCCAGGGATCCGGAGATGAAGCTGATCACCAAGCCCCATTCTAGCCAACGGAGGCTGATAGAGATCCTCAGGGTGATAAACGCGGCGGAGAAGCCGATCGGCGCGAGGGCCATCTCCGACGAGCTATCCAGCAGGGGCTACGAGGTCGGGGAGCGGGCCGTCCGGTACAACCTGAAGATCATGGATGAGCTGGGGTTCACGAAGAAGGAGGGTTACAGCGGCCGAGTCCTCACCCCCCTGGGGCGCCGGGAGCTCTCCGATGCCCTCGTCGACGACAGGGTCGGCTTCGTAAACGCCAGGATCGAGGAGTACATGTACCGGTCGAGCTTCGATCCCGGCTCTGAGAACAACAGGGTGGTCGTCAACACCAGCCTGCTGGATAAGAGGGACTCGGAGAGGGCCCTGGCAGCGATGAAGGCGGTCTTCGATGCGGGCTTTGCCGTCAGCAGGAGGGTTCTGATCCAGGACGAGGGGGAGGAGATGGGGGGGGCGGCGGTCCCCCGAGGTTTCCTGGGGATCTCGACCGTCTGCAGCATCACCGTCGACGGGATGCTCCTCCGGGGAGGGATCCCGGTGAATACCACCTTTGCGGGGGTCGTGGATGTGAGGGAGGGTTCCCTCTACCAGTTCACCGACCTCCTCGCCTATGCCGGGTCGTCCCTCGATCCCATCAGGGTTCTGATGTCCAGGAAGGCCGCCCGGATCACCGGGGCAGTCAAGACAGGGAACGGCGGCCTTTTGGCCAACCTGAGGGAGATCCCGGTCGCCGCCATCGGACAGGCCCGGGAGTTGCTGGAGATGGCGAAGGGGGCCGGCATCGACGGGGTGATGAGGATCAGCGAGCCGGGGGAGCCGAACATGGGGTGTCCCGTAGGGGCCGGGAAGGTGGGGATCGCCCTATGCGCCGGGGTCAACGCCGTCCTGGCGGCGGAGGAGCTGGGGGCTGAGATCAGGACGACGCCCATCTCCTCCATCCAGGAGTACGGCAGGATGAAAGAGCTCCGCTGAGGCTGACCACAGGGTATAAGATCTGCGGTGACGAGGGGTCTCTTGTGGGGATTTTGATTCGCGAAGCCCGAATTCTGATGGCTCCGCTCCTGATCTCGGCGGCCCTCGTCGCCACTTTTATGGCCGTCGCCACAGGCGACCCGTCCGAAAGCTCCGACGTAGTCCACCTTGGATCAGGCCCCCGTCCCATCTACAGGATCGGATACTCTGGGGATGGCTCCGTCGGCATCGACGAGCTGATCGAGCAGGCCCATATCAGCGTCGCGAAGGGGGCGGGCGATACGGCCCCCTCAGGCCTCTCCTCAGATTCGTTGTCACTTTCGCCGTCCTCACCTCTGGAGGCTCCGGAGTTCGACCCTCCATCAGAGGTGGGCGGAGCAAGTCCGCCGCAGCTCGCATCCGACGGAGGATCTGGCACCACCACCTCCACAGCTGCGGCCAGGATCGGCGATGAGAAGCCCCCCTATGTGAGGGTTCCCGTCGTCTCCGACCCCTCCGGCGCGGAGGTCTACATCGACGGGATCTATAGCGGCATCACCCCCTTCATCGCGACGGTGGAGCCGGAGAGCCACCTGGTGGAGGCCTACCGCGAAGGCTATTGGAACTGGTTCAACGTCATCGAGTTCACCCCCTCTACGGGGACTGTTCCCATCACCCTCACCCCCCGGGAGCCGGCGTCCAAAGGGACGGCGGAGGTGGAGGCGGCCCAAAACCTCTCGTCCCTCGAGGCGGCGAACCCCGCGGCAGGGGAGAACGGCTCCCTGGAGTTGAGGCCGCTGCTCCCCGATGAGGCGGACTTTCTGGAGGCGAACTACAGGAAGCTCCTGATAGTCGTGGCCCTCCTCTCCTTCCTGATCGGATCGGGGAGCATAGCCAGCTGGGCGAGGTCGAGGCTCACCACCTCCATCAGGATCAGCTTCCCCCGCGACGGCGAGGACCGGTGGGCAGGCCTGGTGGAGGGTCAGGCGAGCCGGATCCGCGGCTCCAAGAGGCAGGTCTACGTCCTGGTCAGGTACGACGACGAGCACCTCCAGGTGAGGAGGAGGGTGGAGCCGAACCGCGACGGTCGCTGGTCCACCCGGTGCGACGTCGAGGAGGGGACGGTCTACAGGATATACGCGGTGGTGGTGGACAGGCCCCTCCCCGAGGGGGCTTACCTGGAGGAGATCCCGCCCCACCGGGCCATCTCGGAGGTCGGGCCGGTGACGGGGAAGGGGAAGCCCCAGAAGCCCCCCGATGGTAAAAACCCCTCTCCGGATTCGGACCCCGGATAAGGTTTTATATGTGGATGGGGCGTAGTGGTGGCCTGTTCAGTTGCGAGGAGAAAAAAATGGACTTCAGAGTCGTTATCTGTGATCCCCAGAGCGGGAAAGCTTACCAGGTGGAGGCGAAGGACGCCGCCGCCAACAAGTTTCTCGGCCGAAAGGTCGGCGACGTGATCGATGGAGACGCCGTGGGGATGCCCGGCTATTCGATAGAGATCACCGGCGGAAGCGATCGTGAGGGGTTCCCCCTCCGTCGCGACCTTCCCGGCTCCAAGAGGAGAAAGGTCCTGATCGCCGGCGGCACAGGATACAATCCCTCGGAGAAGGGGCGGAGGAGGAGGAAGTCCGTCCACGGCCGCGACATCTCGGCGGACGTAGGCCAGATCAACGTCAAGATCGCCGAACGGGGCGCAAAGCCGGTGGAAGAGCTCCTGGGCGTCTCCCCCTCGGAATGAGCCGACGAGGCCCTGAAAAGATGCCTTTCTTCCAAAGGACCCCCGGTCCGGTAAGCTGGCGGCCGCGGGGCGATCGGCATCCTTTTGGGGCCGGGGTAACGGCCCACCACGAAGCTAAAGGCTCCCTTTACGGCTTCAGATGGGGATGATGGAGGACTTGATTATGGCAGAAGAGGCCCATCAGCCAGAACCCCCGCCTAAACCTCTGCGAGGTTCGACTCATGGTCGAGGTCGAGGCGAAGGAGGAGGGGTCGCTCCTCTCCAGGGCAGCTCTGGAGAGTTCGGTTTTAGTGGCCATGCCGTCGGATCTGGGGGTCGGCGGCGGCTTGGTTCCGGCCCTGGGTAGGATCTCCAAGATCGTAAAGCAGAGCTTCTTCGCCCTCGTCATCTGCTCCGTCACCTCCATGGTGGCAGGCTTCTCCCTCGCCAAGATGTCCCCTCTTTTGGCCCTCTACCCCGGCCTGATAATTCTGATCCCCGGAGCCATAGACATGCGGGGGACGATCTTTGGGACCTTCGGGGCGAGGCTCGGGACCAGCCTCCACACCGGCGAGATCTCCCCACCCCTCGCGAGGTCCGAGCCCCTCCGCCAGCAGGTGGGGGGGGTTGCGGTCCAGGTCCTCTCGGTCTCCTTGATCCTCGCCCTGGTGGTGAAGGGGTTGGGCCTCGCCGTCGGCCTCGATACCCTGAGCATCTACGACCTCGTCCTCATATCGGTATTGAGCAGCATCTTCTCCGGCCTGATCCTCCTGGGGTTCACCCTCCTCGTGATAGAGAAGAGCTTCAGGAGGGGTTGGGACCCCGACAACATCTCCGTTCCCTTCATCACCGTCGCGGGGGACGTGATAACGATACCCATCCTCTTCGGGACTGCCATCTTCGTCACCTCCCTCGGCCAGCCCTTCACCGGGGCTGGGACCCTCCTCTTCCTCTTCATCTCTACCGCCGCCGCGGTTTACAGCATCGGCTCAAACCATCAGCTGATGGCGAGGATAGTGAGACAGTCGATGCCGGTCCTCATGATCGCGACCCTCTTCAGCACCGTGGCGGGGCTCTTCATGGGGGTCTACGAGGAGATGCTCCTTGCCTTCTCGACGATACTCTTGCTGATACCGGTCTTCAACGCCGTCGGCGGGAACCTCGGGGGCATCCTCTCCTCCCGGCTCACCTCGGCGTATCATCTGGGTCTGATCAAGATGGATGGGAGGCTCGAGGGGGAGACGAAGATAAACTTCGGCTGCACCCTCGTCCTCTCTGCCTTCCTCTTTCCCACCCTCGGCCTCCTCGCCTTCGTCGTATCCAGGGCCTCCGGGATGGACGCCCTCGGCTTCGGGGACCTCCTGATGATCTGCCTCTTGGCCGGGCTCTTCACCACCCTCCTCGCCATCTTCGTCACCTACTACTTTACTTACTTCTTCGTCAAGATCGGTGTCGATCCCGACAACGTGACGATACCCACCATCACGAGCATGATGGACGTCCTCGGGACAGCGTCTCTAATCCTCGTGACCATGGCCGTCGTCTCGACCTGATGGGTCCCGATGTGGAGGAGAAAAAGGACAAGAAAGGACAAAAAGGGCAAGGAGAGGACGAGGAACGGGCAAGGAAAGGGGGTGGAAAGGGCGCCGGAGTTGGGGAGTCTCATCGGCTCGCCATCAGGTCTCCGACCCTCTCCAGGGCTTTCGGTATCTGTCCCCTCATGATCGCCTTCATCTGGTCGGGGGGAAGGATGCCGAAGAGGGCGTCCATCAGCCGGTCGCTCTTCATCATCCCATCGACGACCTCCCGGATCCTGACGGAGTTGGCCAGCTCCCGCCCCATCTCCTCCGCGATCCATTCCGGGTACTCCTGGAGGGCGGCCTCGCCCCCGATGTAGCGGGCCGCCACCTCTCCCGCCGCCCGCCCCCCCACCATCGCCAGGGGGATGCCTCCGCCGGAGGTGGCCATCACCATCCCCGCGGCGTCCCC
The sequence above is drawn from the Methanothrix harundinacea 6Ac genome and encodes:
- the pheT gene encoding phenylalanine--tRNA ligase subunit beta; the protein is MPVVRLYYGDLEEMVGASRDEIMARMAMMGADIGKSNAEDYVDVEFFPDRPDLYSSEGVARALQGFLDLKSGLPEYRVSPGEIDLRVDPSVERVRPFIGCAVVRDLQFSDPAIESLMDLQEDLHWGLGRNRRKVAIGVHDISRVVPPFTYFAADPSFEFVPLDFEESLSMEEILRRHPKGVSYASILEGFDRYPLITDANGDVLSFPPIINGELTRVRDDTRDLFIDVTGTDPVVYKALNIVVCALAERGGRIETVRVKRPEGTLVLPDLAPARWMVEVEEARSLIGFNLSAEELAASLERMRFGVRPLGRELEVLVPAYRADIMHSWDIFEDAAKGYGYDRLVPVLPKTVTVGEPHPLEVRKSDLREIMVGLGYLETMPFTLTSERVNFEMMGRPRDEAAATRVLHPISELHTMVRTSILPSLLEIFAINQHHPLPQRIFALGDVLIGGRTRQELAAASIHSSVDLAEVRSVVGALFRELDLTPEIIPSEDGAFLAGRRGDLLVEGTKVGSFGFFSPQVLQSFGLDQPAVGLELRWDRLWPLGGS
- a CDS encoding CBS domain-containing protein, whose protein sequence is MTYPILAVGVETTVFEAIQMMVREGKGSVLVVEGGLLKEVVGIVTTSGLFRQVFAKGIDPRNVVVWEVMTPAPLVTIGPNETTRRAAEMMLEHKVRRLPVVECGALVGIITSKDLLRCVGDGGAGETSRSENTSDHRRR
- a CDS encoding COG1470 family protein — encoded protein: MKKCLMILLFLAAQTAFATVEETRQGPESEWNLEAAATGPASGPVSGPVSGTVWPSAPRILGELRVSVDLSGPKSGHDQNYATPGKTLEYIVTVENLGCSDADVKLVAVPKNCRPGWFGWTELVMTVAAGSVGTEVLPVTPDMKAPPGDYDFQVTASAPSFKSGSAIAGFKLQNYDYVSETSVSGSGQFTMNKDVRSMNTGVKSNKDIYFSGSVDTLMKNEYLVEKAKGGNPTFQECDAVENYVAQNPGDTLMGTESVRSSMVFGGVGAEGPRELQLPGDGVRGPADRPPPHRPPPEGGVPDGGQLHRVSGHRRQADDPRSEEHQRTGGVPGVLRDPEKADLQGQPGPELRLL
- a CDS encoding DUF128 domain-containing protein — encoded protein: MKLITKPHSSQRRLIEILRVINAAEKPIGARAISDELSSRGYEVGERAVRYNLKIMDELGFTKKEGYSGRVLTPLGRRELSDALVDDRVGFVNARIEEYMYRSSFDPGSENNRVVVNTSLLDKRDSERALAAMKAVFDAGFAVSRRVLIQDEGEEMGGAAVPRGFLGISTVCSITVDGMLLRGGIPVNTTFAGVVDVREGSLYQFTDLLAYAGSSLDPIRVLMSRKAARITGAVKTGNGGLLANLREIPVAAIGQARELLEMAKGAGIDGVMRISEPGEPNMGCPVGAGKVGIALCAGVNAVLAAEELGAEIRTTPISSIQEYGRMKELR
- a CDS encoding PEGA domain-containing protein, translating into MAPLLISAALVATFMAVATGDPSESSDVVHLGSGPRPIYRIGYSGDGSVGIDELIEQAHISVAKGAGDTAPSGLSSDSLSLSPSSPLEAPEFDPPSEVGGASPPQLASDGGSGTTTSTAAARIGDEKPPYVRVPVVSDPSGAEVYIDGIYSGITPFIATVEPESHLVEAYREGYWNWFNVIEFTPSTGTVPITLTPREPASKGTAEVEAAQNLSSLEAANPAAGENGSLELRPLLPDEADFLEANYRKLLIVVALLSFLIGSGSIASWARSRLTTSIRISFPRDGEDRWAGLVEGQASRIRGSKRQVYVLVRYDDEHLQVRRRVEPNRDGRWSTRCDVEEGTVYRIYAVVVDRPLPEGAYLEEIPPHRAISEVGPVTGKGKPQKPPDGKNPSPDSDPG
- a CDS encoding 30S ribosomal protein S6e, with translation MDFRVVICDPQSGKAYQVEAKDAAANKFLGRKVGDVIDGDAVGMPGYSIEITGGSDREGFPLRRDLPGSKRRKVLIAGGTGYNPSEKGRRRRKSVHGRDISADVGQINVKIAERGAKPVEELLGVSPSE
- a CDS encoding magnesium transporter; its protein translation is MVEVEAKEEGSLLSRAALESSVLVAMPSDLGVGGGLVPALGRISKIVKQSFFALVICSVTSMVAGFSLAKMSPLLALYPGLIILIPGAIDMRGTIFGTFGARLGTSLHTGEISPPLARSEPLRQQVGGVAVQVLSVSLILALVVKGLGLAVGLDTLSIYDLVLISVLSSIFSGLILLGFTLLVIEKSFRRGWDPDNISVPFITVAGDVITIPILFGTAIFVTSLGQPFTGAGTLLFLFISTAAAVYSIGSNHQLMARIVRQSMPVLMIATLFSTVAGLFMGVYEEMLLAFSTILLLIPVFNAVGGNLGGILSSRLTSAYHLGLIKMDGRLEGETKINFGCTLVLSAFLFPTLGLLAFVVSRASGMDALGFGDLLMICLLAGLFTTLLAIFVTYYFTYFFVKIGVDPDNVTIPTITSMMDVLGTASLILVTMAVVST